A window of Leishmania major strain Friedlin complete genome, chromosome 27 genomic DNA:
ATTCACCTTCTCACAGAGGCAGAAGCGAGCAAGAAGAACATCCACGCCCACGAAGCTGGCAAGACGCAGAACGAGATCGAGTCGGAGAATTTTGTGGACTGGCTTGCCCAGAACTACCAGAAGTTCGGCTGCACCCTGGAGCTCATCAGCGACCGTAGCCAGGAGGGCACGCAGCTCGTGCGCGGCTTCGGCGGCATTGGCGGCATCTTGCGCTACAAGATGGACGTCATGGCGCTCCGAGACcatgaaaaaaaagaggaggaggacgatcGCATCGCCGCAAACAACGAGGAGTTCGACTTCGACGACGACTTCATGTAAGCGTCAGCCCTTTGCCTCGTCTACCTTCTGAAGAGGATGGGGACGGGCGCGTCaatgtatgtgtgtgtgcggtgtgTGGCGGTAGTTGCCACCAAAGAGGGTGAGGAGGACTGGGTGATGAGCGGCAAGAtcgaagaggaggcgcttgcTCGATCTCTATCTCAGTAAGTGACAGCCTGCGgctccctcgcctctcttcttctcgtcCGCGCACGGGTCATACTCGACTCATGACCCTTCCGGCTGCTGTTTTGCGTCGGCACGCATCAAGCGTGCTTGATGCCGCGCTGTCGCCCTTCTTTCGAcattgtgtgcatgtgcgtgtccACTTTTTCTTCATGCCCCCGAGCCTGTGTGCAGCTGTGCGCACTGGTGGGTCTTCCTTGTTGCTGGGTATTGCGTGTGGGGCGGCGGTtcagcgccgacggcggcattCCTCCGTGTCTACCACATAACATGCACTTCATCGTGCCCGCATTCGTGTGCCATCACACGGTGCAagggagcgagggagaggagagatgggagacagagggaggaaaggaggggtCGCAGCCCGGAGGTTCTTTGCAGTCAAGAACGTGGAACAGGAGTGCGAAGGGGAAAGATGATGAAGCGCCCGTGACGGAGAGAATGCGGCGAGGCCGAGCGTAATACAAACGCGCGCTCGTCATTCATGATGCTTCTCGtcaccgcctctctctctctctctctgtatgtgtgtgtgtgtgtgtgtgttctccctccctcccccatccgCTCGTGTCTTCAGTGTCGCTCAATGTACTCTTCGAGCTTAAGGTGGTGATTAACacagcaacgaaaaagaaggcaAGTAATGGGTCTAACTaacgtgctgctgcacgcgagCGACGAGCAAATCCATAAACAAGCAAAAGGGGTTCGCGGAACGATGATTACGATAAGCGGCCACAAGGCGAATGATGTGCACACACATTTGGGTGCGTCAGAGCAAGGTTGTGTGAACTCTGTAGAGAGGCGGCGCGTGACTTGCGCGGTTCTGTGTTGAATCGCATTCGTAtctatgtatgtgtgtgtatgtgtgtgtgtgtgtgtgtgttgtgtgcttCACACCGTAATGCAGCTCCGCTTTTGCTATCTTGGggttcctctctctcccaccctccctctctctattCCTGGGCTCCCTGTGTTCGCCGCCTCAACCGAGCGAGACTCTTCTCGACAATACCGACTGGCTACACCGGGTCCGAAGCCCACGTTGCGCGTCCTCTACCTAGTCAAGAAGAAGtgggtgctggtggtggcggatCCGCAGAACATGCTGTGAGAAACCGCCGACCTTCACGCCACCAATGGCACCACTCGGGGATCTCCTGAAGGAGAAGTCCCTCGTCACCGTCGGTGCGTCGGTCGGGGCCGCTGCCATACAGAACGCTCACTTTGTCAAGTAAGGAGCGCGACCTGACGTGTCCGGGAGTGTTGCGAACGGAGGAGAGCTCCGCCGGCGTCAGCGAAGAGGTTGATGCAGCCGAAAAGGGGGAAGCTGCTCTTGTGGGTTCCAGGGCTCGACTTTGCGCCGTCTACCCTAGGCGCCCCGGGGTATCATCAAGCCTCTAACACTGGCAAAACCTCCCTCCCCGGTACGCCGTCGAAAAAGCAAGGGACCGTTGTTCTCTACGCCGCGCACTTGCACCGGAAGTTTGTCTCTCGCACCGCATTCCTCTTCGTATCAGCACTGTGAACACACTTCCCGGGGGTGGCACATGAGGTTCGTTTCGATCTGCATGCGGCCACTCACGAACTTGGTGCATCCAGGGGCCCCTCATCGGGCTAGAAGGCTTCCTCTCCGACCGCGACAAAACCTCCACGAACTTCAACGAGCACATAGCTGTCGCCGAGGTGCTGGCGTCCGAGACTGACATCTTCGTCGACGACTCCTTTGGCACGTCACACCGTGCGATTGCGTTACgggtggagctgctgaatgtgctgctgcaccgtgcGCCGGGTGGTTTGATGGAGCGGGTGCTGGCCTTCCACTCGAAGCTGTTGCGCGAGTCAGCACGGccgcaggcggtgctgatTGGAAACAGCGGCATTGCACGCAAGCCGCGCCCTATCCAGAGTCTCGTAAAGCTCATGCACCGCATCTTTGttgccggtgccgtcgccCTCACTCTTCTCGTTGCACGTGACTACCCAGGCTGTCAAGGAGTACGAGCCAGACGAGAGGAAGAACGACGTATCAACGTGGCCAGCACCCCGTTGTGAAGCTCCTTTACGGAGCAGGACtgctcggcgtcgtcgcagcCGTGCTCGCAATATGCGGCCGAGCTCCTCCGGATTTTGCAGGGAAGCGGCGTTGATGTAGTGCTGTCAATCGACCACGTCGTCGTTAgaccgcccccccccccggctACAGGTCTGCGCCAAAGGGCACCCAAACTCCAAAACGGCACCCACGCCCCCGTGCAGGAGCTGGCTTCCCCATCCATGCCTCCCGACATATACAGCGTCGACCGCGGCTCCACCCCCTCTCAGCACCTTTGGGCAGGGGCGCAGACGGTTGGCGTATACGAGCTCATTACGCGGACGCCGTcggtggtgacggtgccggccGCGCTCCCCGAGACCATAACGTACCAGCTCTTTCAAGAATCTTtccgagctgctgcaccgaatCGTCCGTACGAGCGTACAGCAAACAACAGGCCGGTGCGGATGGCGTGGTGCGGTCGCTCCTGCACGCACGAGGTGCCGCTGTGCACGATTCCGCAAAGCAAGGCCGTGTGCCGCGAGTCGAACAAGTTGTGCGAGGCGACAGGATGAGCGAGTAGAGTCGCTCCTGTCGTATtggtgtatgtgcgtgcgtgctgttCATCAGCGCTGCGCTTTGTGTGTCATGAGCTTCCATCTCCACACGCATGACGGGGTGGCGCTAGCGTGGTAGGTTAGGGTTGAGAAGGGAGGCGGTAACTGCCGAGAGACGAGGTACGCGGTGGCGAATGTGGCGTTCGCGTCTTtctgggggaggggagggggggggggggcatcgCCGCGGCGAACCGCGCTGTCCGCGCACTCCGCTTCTTTGTTCAGTgactccctctctctcccttccctttcctctGTGCTTCACGACATGTTTGCTTTTACATCTACCATAATCGTCGCTCGTTACtcgtttgttgttgttgtttttcttctCGCCCGTGTCTGCTCGCAGCATTTCAGATTGCCAGCAATGTGcaacctccccccccccctcccctcccgaCTGCACACCGCCACACGACTTCAGAGAATTCCAGACAACACAAGAGGAGGCAAGACTGCGAGGAAAACGATGAGcgcgacacacacgctcacgaAGTAGGCGCGGTAACCCGACGCCGTGTTTTCGCCCGTGCCCGTTAGTATGCGAGGTGTGCGAGAGAAGCTCTTTCCGAGTGCCGTTCCAACAGGCCGGTGCGCCGTAGCAAGCCCCATGTACATGTAGACGCAAGGagcgcacccacacacatgtgtcccccctccctcctcacattcgcctccctctttctgtgCTCTTCCACGTCGACTCCGCGTGCGCAGTTGcagccgccttctctctttttgtcGCTGCTCCTCAACAACATCGCAGAAAAACAACAACCAGCCGAGCATCAAAGCCTCTTCCCAcctcaccccctctctccccttaCTTCCCCCGCTTCGCGGTTTGTTTGCCTGAGCTCTCAGCCTGTCCAGTGTTACTCCGTCGTCTTGGTGTTTTCCCTttccgccccgccccgccctgGGTTTTCCTTTTGTGTGCATATTTGTGTATGTTAGATAACCACTGAAGTCAGTGCACAGCTGTCCccatcctttttttttgttttgcttccTACTACACAGCAAACGCTGATCTGAACGCCGTCACTGCGGCGCCTACACACCGCATTCTCACCATTCTCCCTGTGAAACCGCTCCTCCCGCTCTCTATCTTTGTCTATTGCCTTTCTCCACCCACCACCAAACAGCAACAATGCCGCTCTGTGCCAGCATCCCCGCGACGGTCGACACCGACACGAACACCCGCGCCCTCTACCTGGATGATTTGGACAAGTGCATGAAGAACTTCAGCAGTGCCCTCGCGTCCACCATGAACGCGTACCAAAACCTCCTCACTGCGTTTGACCAGGTGGCGCAGGTGTACGGCAACGTCGCCCAGGAGTGCGGGGATGAGGTGCGCAAGCCGGTTGGCGAATTCCGCGACGGGATGCGCGATCTCAAGGACAAAGGCGGCTTCGAGACGTTCAACCACGAGATCCACGTCGGCACGATTGCTGTAATAGAGCCGGTGAAATCGGACCTGAAGAAGGCGCTCAAATCGCTCAAGTGCCTGCGGCTGAAGCAGAAGGAGTACGACGCCGTTCGTTACGATCTGGAACAGACCGAGAAATCGTACGCAAAGAAGAACAAGCCCTTGgtgacgagcagcagctACAAGAAGACGCTCGCAAAGCGGGATAAGGTGAAGACGTCGTACGACGCGAGCCGCGAGGCCTTTGGCGAGGAGATAAACGCACTGCAGGCGACAACCAAGTCTGTCCTGCTCCAGTCCCTCAACAACTACCTCCACTGCACAGCCGCTTTTTGTGGGCAACTGGAGGCAACCATGAACGGCTACCGCACCGACGTGGACCACCATGGCAGCACCACGTTCACAAACGACCAAATGGACAAGCTGAAGGAGAAAGCCGAAGCCGAGTcgatggcgcggcgtgcGAAGCGCAAGAGCGAGGCATCGAACCCGTTCCAGACTGGATATGATGTCACATCAAACAACAGCCATCGCAACTTGCCTTCGGTTGATGATGGCCTCTACCAAAAGAAGGATTCGCTGGTGGACACTGAGAGTGTCAACCGCTACCCCAACGCTGAGTTTGCGCCGCCGATGCAGAACGGCGGTGACGACAACTTCACGCTGAGGGAACAGTATGACGACGGGGCACCCGGCGATGCGGATGACGTGAACCCGCTCGTTGACGCAAACAACGATGAGTGAGTAACGAGACGACAAACGTGTGCGACCTCTCATACACAACTccgcgcctcctcagcggcactcccctcccctcccccctttcgGTGTGTTCCTTCTCTAGTAGATTGCTTGCTTGTCCGTCTGTAGTCTCCTACACAGGCCTTTGCACATACGCGCAAATGCCGCCGGGACCTGCGGTGCAGGTTGAGCGAgtgtatgtgcatgtatatatatatatatatgtgtgtgtgtgcgtgtgtgtgtttccttCAACGGGCAGCACACTGCCGTCCTCGTGGAACTGGCTCGCATGTGCAGGTAAAAGTATGCATACGGTTTAGTCAAGCCTGCTTACGTTGTCACGTGCGTTTCCACCTTTCCTCACCACCCCCGATGAGTTCGCTTCgttcctttttgttttttcgcGCCTACgcgctgcccccctccctccccctccagcacacacacacacacgcaccactcacacacacagatatatatatatatatgcattttttttttttgctctttCGTCCTTCTTGTCACCGGCgatcctttttttttctctttgctGAGCGAACGCGTCACTAGGGTTTGCCATTCGTTGTTTTCATAgtggaaggggggaggatgGAAGGTTGCTTCCGTTGCCAGGGAGGTTTGGGAGGAGGGCAACGAAGCGTCGTGGTGCGGGAGACCGCCAGACCCTGCGAACGCGCGCCCTCTGTCGCCGcatgtcctcctcgccccctcgttttccctttttttggACCCTTATCATTGTTTTCAAGTGagctgtctctctctctctctcattttTCTGTTGCCGTTTCGCATGCATGTATTTAGCCTATCCCCACGAAGGCTGTGAAGAAGCACACAAGAAGAAaccagaaaacaaaagaaaaaagggacGCAATGAAAGCGAGGCGCAAGAAcatctgctgccgctgctgctgctgttgtcgttgttgtgtgtgtgtgtgtgtgtgtgtgtgtgtggtgtgtgctgATTTCATCTGGCGGTATTGCTGTTGTGACTGCcatggcgcgctgcaccacgagCGGCGCGTGGAAGACCGACATCATCACCGATGCTGGCGCACGTCAACGCACACGCTTCTCTTCCCaccgccacacgcacacatacacacactaCAGCGAAGTACCAGtcgttttttcttctctcgtGTCACTTACATCATTCATCCTGATCATGCGTGTCACCGTGAAGGATGGGcggccgacgacgacaagCATTGGTGTACCAAGTGCATCCGGGCAAGTGAGAAGAGAACGCTACTAGAGAAGTGTGCACGCCTGACCTCTGTCACCTCCATGCGATGCGCTGTCACGCTCCGTGTTTTCATGTATTTACAAATGCGGTTCTTGCTGGTCTCTTTTTCGCTTTTTTCTACTGTTTCGTACATAACTTCTccccagcaccaccagcaccaccggTCTTTCTGTTCTACTTACGTATATGCATGCAGACTCAACATCGCTGTCTGGCAGAGTGATGCGTGCCCAGGGTCGTCTGTGAGTGTGGCTGTCTTGCATGCCGCAGAAGCACTCCACGCGCGACTCTACTTCGGCACTAGCATGCCGAGAAGCGAGTACATGGGAAACTATGATTTTGTTGTGGGCTTCAAAGGCCCACAGAAGCAACAGCATCAGGCCGCGCTAGTTACCCAGCCGCGCATGACAATCCCAGTCGGCTGTGCTGTGCTTGCtgtccctcttccccccccccacacacacacacactcctcctcctgcgcctccctctcctctcctttgCCGCTCTTACCAGGAAACGGCCTGCAGCCCGCGTTCTCAGCCTTTGCCCTGCCCGtcttccgtttttttttcatgcCACCTCCGCTACCCATTCTCAGACATCGCCAGTGTTCGCTAAAGGGGTGTGCCGCAAGGGACTCGACTGCGAAGGGAAACGAGACGCACTACAACACACGAGTGCGGGCGCTACTCGACGGAGATTCGGCCTCGTGCCGACAGCCAGGTGATGCTccataaaaaaaaaacaaaaggagggGTTCACCCGTGGCTTtctgcagcgacgcaccgctgtcttctcctcccccccccccccgtcttcgacgacgacgggCGCGTCATCTCATGTAGCCAAGCGGGCGGATCTGACGTTACATCCGTGGATGGACGTGGAAAGGCCGAAGTGTCTTGGCCAGGCAGAGCCGCCGCGAACGGAGAGCCTTGAAGCAACGGCGAAGagccaccccctcccccctccccccaggGCATGGGCGGCACCGAAGGCAGTGCCAGTGGGGGCATTTATTTCCCCGCCCACCAAGCCAAAGCGAAGGGACTGTTGCaaggccgcggtggcgctgggGCAGTGCACGATGCTAGCGGCgagagcgccaccgcgcttGACAGGACCAACGCAGATCCGAGTTCCCACCAAACCGCCCGTTGTGTCAGTGGGCTGctttgccgccgcagcgggccgtggatgggcggcggcgtgaaACATGCCGACCAGAACCCCGGAGAGACAATGCAAGCCGAAAGACGACCGCGCGAGACAAAGCCGAACGAGGCCCAGCGCCAGGAAACAGCCCCAAACGTCCACGCCAGTTTTCCAATCGGGAAAGAAATGGAGGCGCTCGAAGGCGGTGGCTCTGCCGCGGGCAGGACTTCGACCGTGGAAATCGACCGGGTTGCACAGCACTACTTTGCGGCCCCCGCCATGCTGAGGTGCAAAACCCTCCCCATCCCAACCGCATCGATGGCCAAGGAAGTCGAACAGCGGGCCGGCAAAACACACCTGCTTTGTTTCCAATTGTTTCTGCGCTGACCCCGGATCGCGGGCGTCTGAAAGGGATTTCGCCATGGGAGGGCACCGCCGCACGTGTGAGACTCGGCGCCGCCAGAGTCTTTGCATGGAAACCCAACCCGAGCGATCACAGCACGACCCACACATAAATTTGAGGCGTGCACAAGGCAACAGAGGGGGCAGCGACCACCGCTGACTCACTCGCTGGTGGCCGCCTTCGCAGCCAGACATTAAAAGCAGAGAGAAGGTCGTCACGCACAGAACTGCCAACGAGACCTCGCGGACACCTGGCAGAGGGAGGCGAAAGCCTGGAATCATCACAAGGAGCGTTTGTTTGCGCCCAGCGAAGGGCGATGCGGAGAGAGACGACGTGCACCACCCCGGCGCTGACGAAGGCGATGCACGGCGGAGGGAACCTCGATGACCGCTCGGCGGGCTCACCCGCACATGTGCTGATGGGCGCCCTCATTGCAGCGGAAGAAGGGGTGGGAGTGGGAGGGTTTATATtcctggcggcggcgcgcgccaTCCTGCAACGCATCCGGGTGGCCAATCGTTCGATGTGACCAGGCAAGGAAGCACGGCTGATGAAAACGGGCGACGAACTCCTTCGCCTTGGTCTGGTGGAAACAGACATTCCTTgacaggcgctgctggtggggcGGGGCGCGGCGCTTGGTGTCGAGCCCCGTCAAGACGATCGCGAAGCCGTCTTTGGCGACGGAAACGCACAACATTTACCTGCCGCACTTTTATGCCCCGGCTGCCTCTTGGGGCGGGTGCCCTTCACATGGCGCGGCCCGGCACGGCTGGGTCCTTTCATCCTTTGCGGGCGCGCGGCGGTTCGTGCTGCCCGGTGGTCGgcgtgggggtgggggtttccgcccccccccgccccctggCCTTCGGCCGAAGGGGAACCGCCGGGCCGCGCCACTGCCCCCGAGCCCAGCCCCGTGACCGCCCCCTGGAAAGCACCGCGGCGCCTCGTGGAGCGTTGACGGCCGGAGGGCGCAACGGTGGCAAACGAGCCAGACAGTGTCCCAGACGCACAGGCCGCGGCTGGCGACGAGGCCGAGGCACAGATAACTCTGAGCTGGCGTCTGCGTcgcggcctcctccgctgccccGGCACGGCCCCAGCCGCCGTTATCGCTAGCAGACCCactcggcgcggcggccgccggcgccgatgcaAAGCCAAGGCCACAGTCGAACCCGCTTCACCGGATCTTTCGTGGAGGCATCGATGCAGGCGCTCTGGCACGCCGTTCGCCGCAAGCCACGTGGCGCTTCCTCGAATTCGTCGAAGGTCTGTGTGGCATCCTGCGCAACCCGGTATCCAAGGCCAGGGACGCAGCCcgattgtgtgtgtgtgtgttcagGTGATCTATTCGCTTTCGTTGGTGGCGTTGCGTTCTGTCCCACCCCCACAACAAAGAGAGACATAATAAACACAGCAAAGGAGAAGCCACAAGTCAGATGGGGTAGTTCAAATGGTCTCTATtcagagagaaggaggggctAATGCGCACCCCGCCCCGCCCGCTGCACTCCGTTTCCTCatcatccccctccccctctctcccctcggCCCTCCCCCCCATACCACCACAGCAaagacaacgacgacgacacacacaagcgtgAGTGGCGCGGCCCCTGCCCCGCGAGCCATTCGCTGGTTCCCATGCCCGGATCTGTTACGgtggtgagagagagagaggtgagcGCTGGGCGCCTCACCGCACATCTccctgttgttgttgtgtgcgtggtgttTCCGCTTTCACGACATCAAGTGACGGTATTGTTGTAAGAGGAGAGGTGCAAAGCCCTTGAAGGCTCTCTATAATGGTTGAAACGGGGGAAACACAAACGCCAGCGCGCGCTGGTCGCATGGCCCCTTATAAAACATCGAATCAACGAGCAAGTGACGGAAAGCACACAGCAACACAAAGAAGCGGAGCGGCCCGCGTCCACGGActcgccgcacgccttccGCAGCCATGCACATGCGGGGCGAAGGACCATGAGAAGACACCCGAACTCCAGCGcgcgcgagcacacacacacacacactagtATGTGCCCACCGCACACCACCCCTTCTGTCCGCCAGTGATACAcgcacggcgccgcggccacacACGTGATCGCCACTCACAATGTCCCCTAACAAGCATGTG
This region includes:
- a CDS encoding hypothetical protein (previous protein_id=AAZ09921.1); the encoded protein is MLCVSVAKDGFAIVLTGLDTKRRAPPHQQRLSRNVCFHQTKAKEFVARFHQPCFLAWSHRTIGHPDALQDGARRRQEYKPSHSHPFFRCNEGAHQHMCG
- a CDS encoding conserved hypothetical protein (previous protein_id=AAZ09920.1), with the protein product MPLCASIPATVDTDTNTRALYLDDLDKCMKNFSSALASTMNAYQNLLTAFDQVAQVYGNVAQECGDEVRKPVGEFRDGMRDLKDKGGFETFNHEIHVGTIAVIEPVKSDLKKALKSLKCLRLKQKEYDAVRYDLEQTEKSYAKKNKPLVTSSSYKKTLAKRDKVKTSYDASREAFGEEINALQATTKSVLLQSLNNYLHCTAAFCGQLEATMNGYRTDVDHHGSTTFTNDQMDKLKEKAEAESMARRAKRKSEASNPFQTGYDVTSNNSHRNLPSVDDGLYQKKDSLVDTESVNRYPNAEFAPPMQNGGDDNFTLREQYDDGAPGDADDVNPLVDANNDE